In a single window of the Streptomyces sp. 846.5 genome:
- a CDS encoding UvrD-helicase domain-containing protein, whose translation MAYEARKDQQEVIDSTAPVVLVTGGAGTGKTATAVAAARAHLEASDRDLELLRQDAARSGQRTQLPAAARVLFLSFSRTAVAQIIDRAAGVIGPLRPRLEVATFHGFAWRIISSFGAHHGFPPPQYVLSEANRLVPGAPPGLTYNQLMPAAAGLLKLPKVNEHYSGRYSLVICDEFQDTDATEWEFVQQIAPGARRILLGDVNQSIFQGSFKPGVDPAARIAAAMAQPDAVRIDLEPASYRDPSGVLPAAAEAARTRDFSNPAFQEAASHGRLAVTRYMSGSGYEEVIDLARAARRKGHTVSVFTHTNAATTALSDALTAAGLAHEQVGFTEAHAEAMSAQLALLQYALGDDAAPVRRALAVYITACLRSKTLSPLARNMLSRTNPVLERALGELAEDLRSAGGGAASDIARLADVLTGAYGRIGTFRGQESWLQAASETRRALLLLDEGLGIDAVAARLRDVHDETLVGSTRPRPHPIQVMNLHQSKGREADTTILLLGDDEYYGPEGEPFPSGSRLLYVVMTRAREQAHLVVPAQTHRLWAPLIAALE comes from the coding sequence ATGGCCTACGAGGCACGTAAGGACCAGCAGGAAGTCATCGACAGCACGGCGCCGGTGGTACTGGTCACCGGGGGCGCCGGAACGGGCAAGACCGCCACCGCCGTGGCGGCCGCCCGCGCGCATCTGGAGGCGTCCGACCGGGACTTGGAGCTCCTGCGCCAAGATGCCGCTCGCAGCGGGCAGCGCACCCAACTTCCGGCTGCGGCCCGGGTGCTGTTCCTGTCGTTCTCCCGCACCGCGGTCGCGCAGATCATCGACCGCGCCGCCGGGGTGATCGGTCCGCTGCGGCCGCGACTGGAGGTCGCAACCTTCCACGGCTTCGCCTGGAGGATCATCAGCAGTTTCGGCGCCCACCACGGCTTCCCTCCCCCTCAGTACGTCCTCAGTGAGGCCAACCGGCTCGTCCCTGGCGCCCCGCCCGGGCTCACCTACAACCAGCTGATGCCCGCGGCGGCCGGGCTGCTCAAGCTGCCCAAGGTGAACGAGCACTACTCCGGCCGGTACTCCCTGGTCATCTGCGACGAGTTCCAGGACACCGACGCCACCGAGTGGGAGTTCGTGCAGCAGATCGCCCCCGGAGCACGGCGAATCCTGCTCGGCGACGTCAACCAGAGCATCTTCCAGGGAAGCTTCAAGCCAGGCGTGGACCCCGCCGCCCGGATCGCAGCGGCCATGGCCCAACCGGACGCGGTGCGGATCGACCTCGAACCGGCCAGCTACCGCGACCCCTCCGGGGTCCTTCCCGCAGCGGCCGAGGCCGCGCGCACCCGCGACTTCAGCAACCCCGCCTTCCAGGAGGCCGCGTCCCACGGCCGCCTGGCCGTCACCCGGTACATGAGCGGCTCAGGTTACGAGGAGGTCATCGACCTAGCCCGGGCCGCACGCCGGAAGGGGCACACGGTCAGCGTCTTCACTCACACGAACGCCGCGACAACTGCATTGTCGGATGCCCTCACGGCAGCCGGCCTGGCCCACGAGCAGGTCGGCTTCACCGAGGCGCACGCCGAAGCGATGTCCGCGCAACTGGCGCTGCTGCAGTACGCATTGGGTGACGACGCCGCACCAGTCAGACGGGCCCTGGCGGTGTACATCACCGCCTGCCTGCGCAGCAAGACCCTGTCGCCGCTCGCCCGCAACATGCTCTCGCGCACCAACCCTGTCCTCGAACGTGCCCTGGGTGAGCTCGCCGAAGACCTCCGCTCCGCCGGAGGTGGCGCAGCCTCGGACATCGCGCGTCTGGCCGACGTCCTCACCGGCGCGTACGGGCGCATCGGCACCTTCCGCGGACAGGAATCGTGGCTGCAGGCCGCGTCCGAGACCCGCCGCGCCCTGCTTCTTCTTGACGAAGGGCTCGGAATCGACGCAGTAGCCGCCCGTCTGAGGGACGTCCACGACGAGACGCTCGTCGGCTCGACCCGGCCGCGCCCGCACCCCATCCAGGTGATGAACCTGCACCAGAGCAAGGGTCGCGAGGCGGACACCACCATCCTTCTCCTGGGCGACGACGAGTACTACGGCCCCGAAGGCGAACCCTTCCCGAGCGGTTCCCGGCTGCTGTACGTCGTCATGACCCGCGCCCGCGAGCAAGCCCACCTCGTCGTTCCGGCCCAGACCCACCGCCTGTGGGCTCCGCTCATCGCCGCGTTGGAGTAG
- a CDS encoding replication-relaxation family protein, with product MADQSEPDPAAPVSARPSTKRPRANAAGSTAKVRAEVLTALGVLKVVTADQLWRLLRPEAKENKFARAALNDLQSARLVHSEGRTSTGHKTWGLTTAGRDAAQQVMPAGRDVGNIARGAGRSGAPHAMAVNETVLAFLTGGTNQDPGPGMGTILSWTTEVVHEAPNKRRAQADAVLRAPEHQLPVLLVEVDRATEAPHILAAKFERYAAYFAHQIKVADPDSYTKTTKLVPAWQLAYGDPIRAGYPPIAVVFTGASDTVLRNRMKAMRDLARPYWEGDTRYANYTDYQHAIPIVVTTLDRLQQHGPLGQVWWRLGHSGLETLGQALANPDGRAAYRAWQEAEAEAERLAAYGENFMAIDTPSH from the coding sequence GTGGCAGACCAGAGCGAGCCCGACCCGGCCGCGCCGGTGTCGGCCAGACCGTCCACGAAGCGGCCCCGTGCGAACGCGGCCGGGTCGACGGCGAAGGTCCGCGCGGAGGTGCTGACCGCGCTGGGGGTGCTGAAGGTGGTGACCGCCGATCAGTTGTGGCGGCTGCTGCGCCCCGAGGCGAAGGAGAACAAGTTCGCCCGCGCGGCGCTGAATGATCTGCAGAGCGCGAGGCTGGTGCACTCCGAGGGCCGTACCAGCACCGGCCACAAGACCTGGGGCCTGACCACCGCCGGGCGGGATGCCGCGCAGCAGGTGATGCCCGCCGGCCGGGACGTCGGGAACATCGCCCGCGGCGCCGGTCGCTCGGGGGCCCCGCACGCGATGGCGGTCAACGAGACGGTCCTGGCGTTCCTCACCGGCGGCACCAATCAGGACCCCGGGCCGGGTATGGGCACGATCCTGTCGTGGACCACCGAGGTGGTCCATGAGGCCCCGAACAAGCGCCGCGCCCAGGCCGACGCCGTCCTACGCGCCCCCGAACACCAGCTGCCGGTGCTCCTGGTCGAAGTCGACCGCGCCACCGAGGCCCCACACATCCTCGCCGCGAAGTTCGAGCGCTACGCCGCCTACTTCGCCCACCAGATCAAAGTCGCCGACCCCGACTCCTACACCAAGACCACCAAACTGGTCCCGGCCTGGCAGCTGGCCTACGGCGACCCGATCCGCGCCGGCTACCCGCCGATCGCGGTGGTGTTCACCGGCGCCAGCGACACCGTGCTGCGCAACCGCATGAAGGCGATGCGCGACCTGGCCCGCCCGTACTGGGAGGGCGACACCCGCTACGCGAACTACACCGACTACCAGCACGCCATCCCGATCGTGGTCACCACCTTGGACCGGCTCCAGCAGCACGGCCCGCTCGGACAGGTGTGGTGGCGGCTGGGACACTCCGGCCTGGAGACCCTGGGGCAGGCCCTGGCCAACCCCGACGGCCGCGCCGCCTACCGGGCCTGGCAGGAAGCCGAGGCCGAAGCCGAACGCCTGGCCGCCTACGGGGAGAACTTCATGGCCATTGACACACCCTCCCACTGA
- a CDS encoding DUF4365 domain-containing protein: protein MRADRTAATGSSGATEVKATLEKLGQGPIEVAREHDLGIDLLVQVRDDRRFDAGLLIGVQVKTSPDSTIGSYFTSPETDEDGTVTGWWHREADSAHFDSWILHQLPVILVLHDLKTRTSYWAAVASERVISTGKGFKLFVPADQTLDADHLPELLTFAASKRDPITWEGSAWLRDGTAIAPGDRLRHALLVPRLVAPHPGARFDQEIGPEEALALLAQGRFASLASFAQQHSKVPSLEAAAAHKNWKWRLVHAFGDLLLTGSPAAVAALITTAPGAAERVAATVIYVCALIEDEEYEQALTLLTAEVERDNAGPVDHAWMLVQRARLYEEADQDQAAGTDVVNARVSVLLAPMDPTTSAVAAAAAEAAFRASRWRSGAVEEFVTATDTVSSWWRLQNVSSAYELAAERLFDHWADRRTLYLVPGHPAYNELEAARWTANLAAHDGAWRATTALLGKQVLLDSEQGSTAQGPQQADQIFNALSLLRISGDTAALAAALGRLRSLGPVTVLSRLVESVKPGPWPMRTFRPHLELWELAGDLLPTGDADAAAAHCLALLDGSAPKPASTSHYLDVAHYVLRALTGLLPAAGPGVHDQVRNLLIENSPWTSPGATNPISRLALLVHDAALQDPTVRQWWRDAALLHSDPALETLQMLMLGRIAGADSQAAQHLLDRAADGSFPAIVALGAGGLSSKAPAVIGHLAREVRDLMDGFDDGRWPLRGRDHASVLAELNMALPEHARWDELVELLRHPKAFGDHTRRAYFFLAQHAGVLPADVRDTLAADLRPALDALISDEASSFGHTEAGGARIWLAVALGLLTADQQAVYRARLLTGSQTERMDAATLAGLLYRAEDTPSMIALLADPDAGVRRAAARGLATRASQQPADVDAVAGLQRAVESDASVDVPLAIAVAIGGVPAQRDDLESVLTVLRAHPSAQVRDAAAQAQSAADE from the coding sequence ATGCGAGCAGACCGGACCGCGGCTACGGGCAGCTCGGGGGCGACCGAGGTCAAGGCCACCCTGGAGAAACTGGGCCAGGGCCCGATCGAGGTTGCGCGCGAGCACGACCTCGGGATTGATCTGCTGGTCCAGGTGCGCGACGATCGTCGTTTCGACGCTGGCCTGCTCATCGGCGTTCAGGTCAAGACCAGCCCGGATAGCACCATCGGCAGCTACTTCACGTCCCCGGAGACGGACGAGGATGGCACCGTGACGGGCTGGTGGCACCGTGAAGCCGACTCCGCGCACTTTGACAGCTGGATCCTGCACCAGCTCCCCGTGATCCTTGTGCTGCACGACCTGAAGACCCGCACGTCCTACTGGGCGGCTGTGGCCTCCGAGAGGGTCATCAGCACCGGCAAGGGCTTCAAGCTGTTCGTGCCCGCCGATCAGACTCTCGACGCGGACCACCTGCCCGAGCTCTTGACGTTCGCGGCGAGCAAGCGGGACCCCATCACCTGGGAGGGATCGGCGTGGTTGCGTGATGGGACCGCAATCGCCCCGGGGGACCGCCTGCGTCACGCTCTGCTGGTGCCGCGGCTGGTCGCGCCGCATCCTGGTGCCCGCTTCGACCAAGAGATCGGCCCGGAGGAAGCCCTCGCGCTGCTGGCCCAGGGCCGGTTCGCCAGCCTGGCGAGCTTCGCCCAGCAGCACAGCAAAGTGCCTTCGCTGGAGGCGGCAGCGGCCCACAAGAACTGGAAGTGGCGCCTGGTTCACGCGTTCGGAGACCTACTGTTGACCGGCAGCCCGGCAGCGGTGGCCGCACTGATCACTACCGCGCCCGGGGCGGCGGAGCGTGTGGCCGCCACGGTCATTTACGTATGCGCGCTGATCGAGGACGAGGAGTACGAGCAGGCGCTGACTCTGCTCACCGCTGAGGTCGAGAGAGACAATGCCGGACCGGTTGATCACGCGTGGATGTTGGTTCAACGTGCCCGTCTGTATGAGGAGGCTGACCAGGACCAGGCGGCCGGTACTGACGTTGTCAACGCCCGCGTCAGCGTCCTGCTCGCCCCGATGGATCCGACGACGTCCGCGGTGGCAGCCGCAGCTGCTGAAGCAGCTTTTCGTGCCAGCCGCTGGCGCTCGGGCGCGGTCGAGGAGTTCGTGACGGCCACCGACACCGTCTCCTCGTGGTGGCGGCTGCAGAACGTCAGCAGCGCCTACGAGCTCGCGGCCGAGCGGCTGTTCGACCACTGGGCTGACCGGCGAACCCTCTACCTCGTTCCTGGCCATCCCGCCTACAACGAACTGGAAGCAGCCCGATGGACCGCGAACCTCGCCGCACATGACGGCGCTTGGAGAGCGACCACTGCGCTCCTCGGCAAGCAGGTGCTGCTCGACAGTGAACAGGGATCCACGGCCCAGGGTCCCCAGCAGGCGGACCAGATCTTCAACGCGCTCAGCTTGCTGCGCATCAGCGGTGACACGGCTGCGCTCGCAGCTGCGCTGGGCCGACTTCGCAGCCTCGGCCCCGTCACTGTCCTCTCCCGCCTGGTGGAATCCGTGAAACCGGGCCCCTGGCCCATGCGAACGTTCCGGCCCCATCTTGAGCTCTGGGAACTGGCCGGGGATCTCCTTCCCACGGGTGACGCCGACGCCGCCGCCGCGCACTGCCTGGCGCTCCTGGACGGCAGCGCCCCCAAGCCCGCCTCTACCTCCCACTACCTGGACGTCGCGCACTACGTGTTGCGGGCGCTGACCGGACTCCTCCCAGCGGCTGGCCCGGGTGTCCACGACCAGGTCCGTAACCTGCTGATCGAGAACTCCCCATGGACGAGCCCCGGTGCCACCAATCCGATCAGCCGGCTGGCCCTTCTCGTCCATGACGCGGCACTGCAGGATCCGACCGTGCGGCAGTGGTGGCGGGACGCCGCCCTCCTTCACTCCGACCCGGCGTTGGAGACGCTGCAGATGCTGATGCTGGGCCGCATCGCCGGAGCGGACTCGCAAGCAGCGCAACATCTCCTCGACCGAGCTGCGGACGGGAGCTTCCCGGCGATCGTCGCTCTGGGAGCGGGCGGCCTCAGCTCCAAGGCTCCAGCCGTGATCGGTCACCTTGCGCGTGAGGTCCGGGACCTGATGGACGGCTTCGACGACGGCCGCTGGCCATTGCGTGGTCGCGACCACGCAAGCGTCCTGGCCGAGCTCAACATGGCGCTCCCTGAGCACGCCCGCTGGGACGAACTCGTGGAACTGCTGCGACACCCCAAAGCCTTCGGCGACCACACCCGACGGGCCTACTTCTTCCTCGCCCAGCACGCCGGTGTGCTCCCGGCCGATGTCAGGGATACTCTGGCGGCGGACCTGCGGCCAGCACTCGATGCCCTGATCTCCGACGAAGCGTCTTCGTTCGGCCACACGGAGGCCGGCGGCGCGAGGATCTGGCTGGCCGTGGCACTGGGGCTTCTCACCGCGGATCAACAGGCCGTTTACCGGGCCCGCCTGCTCACCGGGAGCCAAACGGAGCGAATGGACGCCGCCACGCTGGCTGGTTTGTTGTATCGCGCTGAGGACACGCCGTCCATGATCGCTCTGCTGGCCGACCCTGATGCGGGCGTCCGGAGAGCGGCAGCACGCGGGCTCGCTACCAGGGCGAGCCAGCAGCCCGCAGATGTTGACGCCGTCGCGGGGCTGCAACGCGCCGTCGAGAGCGACGCCTCCGTTGACGTCCCTCTCGCGATCGCGGTCGCTATCGGCGGTGTCCCGGCGCAGAGAGACGACCTGGAATCCGTGCTGACAGTTCTACGTGCCCACCCATCGGCACAGGTTCGCGACGCAGCCGCACAAGCGCAGTCGGCAGCCGACGAGTGA